A region of Moorena sp. SIOASIH DNA encodes the following proteins:
- a CDS encoding transposase, whose product MNYTYRIYPDTAQQELMLSWLETCRRLYNRCLRDLKDWMNSRKCAVDRCSLNREYIMSPDIPFPGYRSQKRQLTQWKKTESDLKEVHSQVTQDVIKRLHTSWESFRQRGKGFPRFKKYGRYQSFLFPQFATNPIKGDQIKLPKIGLVDLRLHREIPEGFQIKTVRVVSRCRGTKWFVVITILADVSVPENQAFGRAIGVDVGLIDFLATSDNLTIPRPRFFIDLQRELKLLQRRASRKKKRSKNYEKAQIKVARLHHQIGNTRKDFHLKVAHQLCDQADSIFVEDIDYRVMAKGFLGKHSLDAGFGQFRELLKWVCWKRGKFFAEVDHKGTSKQCPECGTEWDNNLSIRWHTCDECGYSNHRDVASAEVMRNRGINKYPRTIGERKLSADSVLSGVLYLDKCYAETLNREVKKPAP is encoded by the coding sequence ATGAACTACACTTATCGAATTTATCCAGATACAGCTCAACAGGAATTAATGTTGAGTTGGCTAGAAACTTGCCGACGACTTTATAACCGTTGCCTGCGAGACTTAAAGGACTGGATGAATAGTCGGAAGTGTGCAGTTGATCGGTGCTCGCTTAATAGGGAATATATCATGTCGCCTGACATTCCATTCCCCGGATACAGGTCACAGAAGCGACAGTTAACGCAATGGAAAAAGACTGAATCTGACTTGAAAGAAGTTCACTCTCAAGTCACTCAAGATGTCATTAAGCGATTACATACTTCTTGGGAGTCGTTCAGACAAAGAGGAAAAGGTTTTCCACGATTTAAAAAGTACGGTCGCTATCAATCGTTTTTGTTTCCTCAGTTTGCGACTAATCCAATTAAGGGGGATCAAATCAAACTACCCAAGATTGGGCTTGTAGATCTGAGATTACATCGAGAAATCCCTGAAGGATTTCAAATCAAGACTGTACGAGTTGTATCAAGATGTCGAGGAACAAAATGGTTTGTTGTTATCACAATTCTTGCTGATGTTTCTGTTCCGGAAAACCAGGCTTTTGGACGAGCAATCGGAGTAGATGTCGGGTTGATTGATTTCCTAGCTACATCAGATAATTTAACGATTCCTAGACCGAGGTTTTTCATAGACCTACAACGCGAGCTGAAATTGCTGCAACGTAGAGCATCTCGAAAAAAGAAACGGTCTAAGAATTACGAAAAAGCACAAATCAAGGTAGCACGGTTACATCACCAAATTGGTAATACCCGTAAAGATTTTCACCTTAAAGTTGCACATCAACTCTGTGACCAGGCTGATTCAATTTTTGTAGAAGACATTGATTACAGAGTAATGGCAAAGGGCTTTCTGGGTAAGCATTCTCTTGATGCTGGCTTTGGTCAGTTCAGAGAATTATTGAAATGGGTATGTTGGAAACGAGGAAAGTTTTTCGCAGAAGTTGACCATAAAGGGACATCAAAGCAATGTCCTGAATGTGGAACCGAGTGGGATAATAACCTCTCAATCCGTTGGCATACCTGTGATGAATGCGGGTATTCCAACCATAGAGATGTCGCTTCAGCCGAAGTAATGCGTAATCGTGGAATCAATAAGTACCCAAGGACAATTGGGGAAAGGAAACTGTCTGCTGATAGCGTACTGTCGGGGGTTTTGTACCTAGATAAGTGCTACGCAGAAACTCTTAATCGTGAGGTTAAGAAGCCCGCGCCGTAA
- a CDS encoding AraC family transcriptional regulator, whose protein sequence is MSLLIDANNSKTTQAEDDPGTGNQNIFSKSFTDVDTFKEFFEYQNKEIIQLSPGPLQAELLSIQIGNLYFVYNQANQGIQFSGEGGKEYISFAILWSENEKEYYSFRHPVEPQRTLFGFNNREADDIFPQSVRLTHIIIPVQTFDAYADQLQRHDLDDNFRSKNHVNLLPTGMNEIKDYLKQLIWLAVHKPNWLQKPHIEKLVADDFIPLLISNIPIKLNSKCFIKPSRRAKLIAQAEKEMLANLEKPLTLKQLAQNLGSSSSALSYGFQELFGLSPMRYLKVRRLHAVRERLKASEPERCTIAILASQFGFYSPCHFTKDYKAMFGELPSETLQNTAKVSLSIDR, encoded by the coding sequence ATGAGTTTATTAATTGATGCCAACAATAGTAAAACTACCCAAGCTGAGGATGATCCTGGGACAGGCAATCAGAATATTTTCTCCAAATCCTTTACAGATGTGGATACTTTCAAAGAGTTTTTTGAGTATCAAAATAAGGAAATAATACAACTCAGTCCCGGTCCTCTTCAAGCTGAGTTGTTGTCGATTCAGATTGGTAACTTATATTTCGTATATAATCAGGCGAACCAAGGGATTCAATTTTCGGGTGAGGGGGGAAAGGAATACATATCTTTTGCGATACTTTGGTCTGAGAATGAAAAGGAATATTACTCCTTCCGTCACCCTGTGGAGCCTCAAAGGACTCTTTTTGGTTTCAATAACAGGGAAGCAGACGACATATTTCCTCAAAGTGTAAGGTTGACACACATTATAATCCCTGTTCAAACGTTTGATGCTTATGCAGACCAACTACAACGCCACGATCTAGACGATAATTTCCGGAGTAAAAATCATGTGAATTTGCTCCCAACGGGGATGAATGAAATTAAAGATTACCTGAAACAACTTATTTGGTTAGCAGTACACAAACCCAATTGGTTACAAAAACCTCACATTGAAAAACTCGTTGCTGATGATTTCATTCCTTTGTTAATTAGTAATATTCCCATTAAGTTAAATTCCAAGTGTTTTATCAAACCTTCCCGAAGAGCAAAGTTAATTGCCCAAGCTGAAAAAGAAATGTTAGCCAACTTAGAAAAACCTCTGACTTTAAAACAGCTAGCTCAAAATTTAGGGTCTAGCAGTTCTGCGTTATCCTATGGTTTTCAGGAATTATTTGGCTTGAGTCCCATGCGCTATCTCAAGGTACGACGACTTCATGCAGTGCGAGAACGCTTGAAAGCAAGCGAACCAGAACGTTGTACCATAGCCATCCTTGCTAGTCAATTTGGGTTCTACAGTCCTTGTCATTTTACTAAAGATTACAAAGCTATGTTTGGGGAGTTACCTTCAGAGACATTGCAAAATACTGCAAAAGTTAGCTTGAGTATCGATCGATAA
- a CDS encoding arylsulfatase — MKTSNVNSTKCMKKTVLKLKRLLNLLIVAIFCLGVLVPPALAQAILPQPDPEFKGDIGVTYETSGEPDKSIMESPEAPKDAPNIVLVLLDDVGFSSSETFGGSIKTPTLEKLAEEGITYNRFHTTALCAPTRAALLTGRNHHSVGTGVIQELATGYPGYKGLIPKSTATISEILQENGYSTAWFGKNHNVPDNQTSMVGPFDRWPNGLGFDYFYGFIGGETDQWYPALYENQNPINPPATTSDGETYNLTHDLADKAIGWMKNQHSIAPDRPFFLYFAPGATHSPHQPPESYRDKYEGKFDKGWDKERKKIFKRQKDLNIIPADAELTGRPELIPGWDDEEFDESDRELLANQMEIYAAFLEYTDVEVGRVLDAIPEEEVENTMIIYIVGDNGGAAGGGLYGTCNTMKTLNGLNPTVDALQDCKDNWGEPGTSPAYAVGWAWATDAPFRWTKEVASYFGGTRNPMIIKWPKVIKPGRWTSQLRSQFHHVIDIAPTILEVTGIQEPEIVNSIQQQPIEGVSLAYTFGFGDEDSDGKDAEGTHKTQYFEMYGNRAMYKDEGEHEWMASTLHRSPVGKGIEPPPFDEDEWELFDLKTDFSQDKDLSKDNPKKLEELQDLFLVEGGKYNVFPLDDRFTERGDVSLRPGFTTGRYHFEFYEGAVRLPEGVAPDVKNKSHQVTAEVTIPEKDTEGVLLALGGETGGYSFYILDNKLHYTHNYLGTHYDVVSKDDVPTGDDVKLEFCFMYSGDYGDGKGNGGEVTLLMDDNKGNLFTTTGKIEKTVPARYSLETQDVGMDLLSPVSHDYKDQSPFKFTGTIKKVTIDIEPPPEEST; from the coding sequence ATGAAAACCTCAAATGTTAACAGCACTAAGTGTATGAAGAAAACTGTTCTGAAACTTAAAAGATTACTCAATCTCCTAATTGTGGCGATTTTTTGCCTAGGAGTATTGGTACCACCAGCCTTGGCTCAGGCAATTTTGCCCCAACCTGACCCAGAATTTAAAGGTGACATTGGTGTTACTTACGAAACTTCCGGGGAGCCAGATAAGTCAATTATGGAATCCCCTGAAGCCCCAAAAGATGCCCCTAATATTGTCCTTGTACTCTTGGATGATGTGGGATTTAGTTCCTCAGAAACCTTTGGTGGCTCGATTAAAACACCGACTTTGGAGAAACTAGCAGAGGAAGGGATAACGTATAATCGATTCCACACAACTGCCCTCTGCGCACCAACTCGTGCAGCTCTACTAACTGGACGTAATCACCACTCAGTCGGCACTGGAGTGATTCAGGAACTGGCAACAGGTTATCCTGGTTATAAAGGCTTGATTCCCAAAAGCACAGCCACAATTTCCGAAATTCTGCAAGAGAATGGCTACAGCACAGCTTGGTTCGGTAAAAATCACAATGTTCCTGATAACCAAACCAGTATGGTTGGTCCCTTTGATCGCTGGCCTAATGGTTTGGGATTTGACTACTTCTACGGATTTATTGGTGGAGAAACTGACCAGTGGTATCCAGCACTGTATGAAAATCAGAACCCAATCAATCCACCGGCCACAACCAGTGATGGAGAAACCTACAACCTCACTCATGACCTTGCCGATAAAGCAATTGGTTGGATGAAGAATCAGCATTCAATTGCACCCGATCGTCCTTTCTTCCTTTACTTTGCCCCCGGTGCTACCCACTCACCTCACCAACCACCAGAGTCCTATCGCGATAAATACGAAGGTAAGTTTGATAAAGGTTGGGACAAAGAGCGTAAGAAAATTTTCAAGCGTCAGAAAGATCTCAACATAATTCCTGCTGATGCTGAACTTACTGGACGCCCCGAACTCATACCTGGTTGGGATGATGAAGAATTCGACGAGAGCGATCGCGAGCTATTAGCCAACCAGATGGAAATCTATGCGGCTTTTCTAGAATACACTGATGTAGAGGTAGGTCGTGTCCTTGATGCTATTCCTGAAGAGGAAGTAGAAAACACGATGATTATCTATATCGTCGGTGACAACGGTGGTGCAGCAGGCGGTGGTCTGTATGGAACTTGCAACACCATGAAAACCCTTAACGGATTGAACCCTACTGTTGATGCTCTCCAGGATTGTAAAGATAATTGGGGTGAGCCTGGAACCTCCCCAGCATATGCCGTTGGCTGGGCTTGGGCTACGGATGCACCTTTCCGTTGGACAAAGGAAGTAGCTTCCTATTTTGGCGGTACTCGCAATCCCATGATCATTAAATGGCCAAAGGTTATTAAGCCTGGTCGATGGACAAGTCAACTACGAAGCCAGTTTCACCATGTTATTGATATCGCACCTACTATTCTGGAAGTAACTGGGATTCAGGAACCAGAAATCGTTAACAGCATCCAACAGCAGCCAATAGAAGGGGTGAGTTTAGCCTATACCTTTGGTTTTGGTGATGAAGATAGTGATGGGAAAGATGCTGAAGGTACTCATAAAACTCAGTATTTTGAGATGTATGGGAATCGAGCCATGTACAAAGATGAAGGAGAACACGAATGGATGGCATCAACTCTGCATCGGTCACCCGTTGGCAAAGGTATAGAGCCGCCACCTTTTGATGAGGATGAGTGGGAACTATTCGATTTAAAGACTGATTTCTCTCAAGACAAAGACTTATCCAAAGATAATCCTAAGAAATTAGAGGAACTCCAAGACTTATTCCTCGTTGAAGGAGGTAAGTATAATGTTTTTCCTCTGGACGATCGCTTTACTGAACGAGGTGATGTTAGTTTACGTCCCGGTTTTACCACAGGCCGTTATCATTTCGAGTTCTATGAAGGTGCTGTTCGACTGCCAGAAGGGGTGGCACCAGATGTGAAAAACAAATCTCATCAAGTTACCGCTGAGGTAACGATTCCTGAGAAAGACACTGAAGGTGTACTCCTGGCCCTCGGTGGAGAGACGGGAGGCTATAGCTTCTACATCCTGGACAACAAACTCCACTATACCCACAACTACCTTGGCACCCACTATGATGTTGTTTCTAAGGACGATGTTCCCACTGGTGATGATGTCAAGCTGGAATTCTGTTTCATGTACTCAGGAGATTATGGAGACGGTAAGGGTAATGGAGGTGAGGTTACCCTCTTAATGGATGATAATAAGGGTAATTTATTTACTACTACTGGCAAGATCGAAAAAACCGTACCTGCACGATATTCTCTGGAAACTCAAGATGTAGGGATGGATTTACTCTCACCAGTAAGTCATGACTATAAGGATCAGTCACCTTTTAAGTTCACAGGCACAATTAAGAAGGTGACAATAGACATTGAACCTCCTCCCGAAGAATCTACTTGA
- a CDS encoding arylsulfatase → MFFNGLLHRIKRGVILAIATSLFFTKLSRLLSTKRQQAIIALTMVCLFVSMPSLALAEEICTDAEIQYTDQPWEGKVRYKQENSTPDYFEAPEPLAGAPNILTIVIDDAGFAGLSSYGGRIQTPHLDHLANNGLRYNNFHVTPVCSPTRAALLTGRNPHTVGMAGIPEVSNGYANKTGSIPSSAAMLPALLKPQGYTTFALGKWHLTPTWAMNPATGHFDQWPTGKGFDHFYGFLGGETNQYYPELYRDTTRVQAPKSPEEGYHLSEDLVDNAIGYIKDLESSDPERPYFMYLAFGAVHSPHHTPEFYRDMYKYHFDEGYDVERDKIIKKQKELGIVPEDTQLTKRHPDNPRWLLLDDDEKQLFTTFMENYAGFMTHVDAQIGRLVDYLDSIDQLDNTLIMVLSDNGASAEGSENGTINEMTFFNGVATDIDYNIEHQDDIGTVHSEPHVPWGWSLAYNTPFQWAKRFPHEGGIRVPFIVHWPAEIPDSGAIRPQWQYVTDIVPTLFDILGIELPKTVNEYVQQPLAGESFYDSFKNADADSTHTVQYWENKANRAVYQDGWKAVTEHTKLIGSVPEGHKGKFGKDTWELYNVAEDFSESHDLATENPKKLQQMKALFVKQAKKYKVYPLDDRETYELIDAKNKALGEGKTDFTFYQGMSPLHQDLAPNTFGTSYTIDVYLDREHTDSEGVLVAQGGSGGGYTLYINENNKLAYEYSYLGFERFKINPDLLVPTGKSKVTYKFTQTGIDPNREYYIGNGQLFLNDEPISEKVEIHTVPASFGLEFFDVGQDTQSPVSEAYKPTFTFNDSIEKVTVHIEPDEQSGKVRKMVQNYFN, encoded by the coding sequence ATGTTTTTCAACGGTCTTTTGCACCGGATAAAAAGAGGAGTGATTTTGGCGATCGCTACTTCCCTCTTCTTCACCAAACTATCGCGGTTACTGTCAACAAAAAGACAGCAGGCAATTATCGCCCTAACGATGGTTTGTTTGTTTGTCTCAATGCCATCCTTAGCACTAGCTGAGGAAATCTGCACCGATGCAGAAATTCAGTATACCGATCAACCCTGGGAGGGAAAAGTTCGCTATAAACAGGAGAACTCTACCCCAGACTATTTTGAAGCCCCAGAACCTCTTGCTGGAGCCCCCAATATCTTGACTATTGTTATTGATGATGCGGGTTTTGCTGGATTAAGTTCCTATGGGGGTCGTATTCAAACCCCTCACTTAGATCATCTTGCCAATAATGGTTTGCGCTATAACAACTTTCATGTCACTCCTGTGTGTTCCCCGACTCGTGCGGCTTTATTGACAGGACGTAATCCTCATACAGTAGGTATGGCAGGGATTCCAGAAGTTTCCAATGGCTATGCGAATAAGACTGGTTCCATTCCTTCCAGTGCAGCCATGCTACCTGCATTGTTGAAACCCCAAGGATATACCACATTTGCCCTCGGTAAATGGCATTTGACCCCAACTTGGGCAATGAATCCGGCGACGGGACACTTTGACCAATGGCCTACAGGTAAAGGATTTGACCATTTCTACGGCTTTCTCGGTGGTGAAACCAATCAGTATTACCCGGAACTTTATCGAGACACCACTCGGGTACAAGCTCCCAAGTCTCCCGAAGAAGGCTATCACCTGAGTGAAGATTTAGTAGATAACGCGATTGGTTATATCAAAGACCTAGAGTCTAGCGATCCAGAACGCCCCTATTTTATGTATCTTGCCTTTGGTGCAGTGCATTCTCCCCATCATACTCCTGAATTTTATCGGGATATGTATAAATACCACTTTGATGAAGGGTACGATGTAGAACGGGATAAAATTATCAAAAAACAGAAAGAATTGGGCATTGTTCCAGAAGATACTCAACTCACAAAAAGACATCCAGACAATCCAAGGTGGCTTTTATTGGATGACGATGAAAAGCAGTTGTTTACAACTTTCATGGAAAACTACGCGGGTTTTATGACCCATGTTGATGCTCAAATAGGTCGCTTAGTTGACTATCTTGACTCTATCGATCAACTTGATAACACATTAATCATGGTTCTTTCCGATAACGGTGCCAGTGCAGAAGGAAGTGAAAATGGTACTATCAACGAAATGACTTTTTTCAATGGAGTTGCCACCGATATTGATTACAATATAGAACATCAAGATGACATCGGCACCGTCCATAGTGAACCTCACGTTCCTTGGGGTTGGTCATTAGCTTACAATACTCCCTTCCAATGGGCAAAACGCTTTCCCCATGAAGGCGGTATTCGGGTTCCCTTTATTGTACATTGGCCTGCTGAGATTCCCGATTCAGGTGCGATTCGTCCCCAATGGCAATACGTGACCGATATTGTGCCAACACTGTTTGATATTCTAGGTATTGAGTTGCCTAAAACTGTTAATGAATATGTACAGCAACCTTTAGCTGGGGAAAGTTTTTATGACTCTTTCAAAAATGCTGATGCCGATAGTACCCATACCGTTCAGTATTGGGAAAACAAAGCAAACCGAGCTGTTTATCAAGATGGTTGGAAAGCTGTAACTGAACATACCAAACTTATTGGGAGTGTACCTGAGGGACATAAAGGGAAGTTTGGCAAAGATACTTGGGAGCTTTATAACGTTGCTGAAGACTTCTCAGAATCCCATGATTTGGCAACCGAAAACCCCAAGAAGTTGCAACAGATGAAAGCTCTATTTGTGAAACAAGCCAAAAAATATAAGGTTTATCCCTTAGACGATCGGGAAACCTACGAACTTATTGATGCTAAGAATAAGGCATTAGGTGAAGGAAAAACTGACTTTACTTTCTATCAAGGGATGTCACCTCTCCATCAAGACCTTGCTCCGAATACTTTTGGTACGTCCTATACCATTGATGTTTATCTAGATCGGGAGCATACTGATTCTGAGGGAGTACTGGTTGCTCAAGGAGGCTCCGGAGGAGGCTACACTCTATACATCAATGAAAATAATAAGTTGGCGTATGAGTACAGCTACTTAGGTTTTGAACGATTCAAGATTAACCCGGATCTTTTGGTTCCCACCGGAAAATCCAAAGTAACCTACAAGTTTACTCAAACTGGCATCGATCCAAACCGAGAATATTATATCGGGAATGGACAACTGTTCCTTAACGATGAACCTATTAGCGAGAAAGTAGAAATTCATACTGTTCCCGCTTCCTTTGGTCTTGAGTTTTTTGATGTGGGTCAAGATACTCAATCTCCTGTCTCAGAAGCTTATAAGCCAACCTTTACCTTTAATGACTCCATTGAAAAGGTAACTGTTCATATTGAACCAGACGAACAGTCAGGAAAGGTGAGAAAAATGGTCCAAAATTATTTCAACTAG
- a CDS encoding formylglycine-generating enzyme family protein codes for MTSSPFAFADSPCPEGMVSIPGGTFTIGSDTYYPSERSAVDVTVDSFCIDRHEVTNADYQAFVQATGYVTVAERPLAKDQFPGLTEAQRQPGSLVFQPPAPGIQQVASLSWWDWVVGANWQHPYGPDSTIKGFDNYPVVHIAYEDAVAYANWVGKTLPTEAQWEYAARGGLDTDTSIPGEQYAPHKANTWQGFFPFFNTKADGYLGPAPVESFSANGYGLYDMLGNVWELTADWYRVGHRGKDRSLNPSGPDQGSSFDPEKPDQGALHVIKGGSFLCARNYCSRYRPEARESQAPDTGTNHVGFRLATPARSPAP; via the coding sequence TTGACTTCGTCACCTTTTGCTTTTGCCGATTCTCCCTGTCCTGAAGGTATGGTGTCGATCCCTGGGGGAACCTTTACGATCGGCTCCGACACCTACTATCCCTCAGAGCGTTCTGCTGTTGATGTGACCGTGGATAGTTTTTGCATCGATCGCCACGAAGTTACCAACGCCGACTATCAAGCATTTGTCCAAGCTACAGGCTACGTCACCGTTGCCGAACGTCCCCTGGCCAAAGACCAATTCCCTGGCTTAACCGAAGCGCAACGACAGCCCGGTTCCCTAGTGTTTCAGCCCCCTGCACCGGGTATCCAACAAGTAGCTTCTTTAAGCTGGTGGGATTGGGTTGTTGGTGCTAATTGGCAACATCCCTACGGACCCGACAGCACCATTAAAGGTTTTGACAACTACCCTGTTGTTCACATTGCCTATGAAGATGCGGTTGCCTATGCCAATTGGGTGGGTAAAACGCTCCCCACCGAAGCCCAATGGGAATATGCAGCACGGGGTGGTCTTGACACTGACACCTCGATCCCTGGTGAACAATATGCCCCTCACAAAGCCAACACCTGGCAAGGCTTCTTCCCCTTCTTCAACACCAAAGCCGATGGCTATCTCGGTCCTGCCCCGGTCGAATCCTTCTCTGCCAATGGTTACGGTCTGTACGATATGCTGGGCAACGTTTGGGAATTAACCGCAGATTGGTATCGTGTGGGTCATAGGGGGAAAGATCGCAGCCTCAATCCATCGGGACCGGATCAAGGGAGTAGTTTCGATCCCGAAAAGCCTGATCAAGGGGCACTCCATGTCATTAAAGGCGGATCTTTCCTCTGCGCCCGAAATTATTGCAGCCGTTATCGTCCTGAAGCACGAGAGTCCCAAGCTCCTGATACAGGAACCAATCATGTGGGTTTTCGTTTAGCTACCCCGGCGAGAAGCCCCGCACCATAA